The Erythrolamprus reginae isolate rEryReg1 chromosome 5, rEryReg1.hap1, whole genome shotgun sequence genome window below encodes:
- the PPP1R3C gene encoding protein phosphatase 1 regulatory subunit 3C, translating into MIQVLDPRPLPSSIMPVDVAMRICLAHSPPVKSFLTPLDEYQRRNFVDRLKPLRSCLNVKRETEHQNSDWKHSAGRAKKKVVFADSKGLSLTAIHVFSEFQENPVWDLQFDLSDLEDITASLKLHEEKNLILGFTQPSADYLDFRSHLQKNFVCLENCTLQESTVSGTVKVKNVSFEKKVKIRITYDSWKTYSDYDCIYMNNVYGDSDNDTFSFAIELPPAIPTEQKIEFCVYYQNGDHIFWDNNDGQNYKIVHAEWKSDGVQVATSPRKGCLTLKSSRKVHKAESEKLGSSQISNSFYPEWQKRSMVETSSPYW; encoded by the coding sequence ATGATACAAGTCTTGGACCCAAGACCTTTGCCCAGTTCCATCATGCCTGTAGATGTAGCCATGAGAATATGTTTGGCCCATTCACCACCTGTGAAGAGTTTTCTAACCCCCCTTGATGAATATCAAAGAAGAAATTTTGTGGATCGCTTAAAGCCTCTGAGATCATGCCTCAATGTGAAACGTGAAACTGAGCACCAAAATAGTGACTGGAAACACTCTGCTGGCCGAGCCAAGAAGAAAGTGGTTTTTGCAGACTCGAAGGGCCTCTCTCTGACTGCCATCCATGTCTTCTCTGAATTCCAGGAGAATCCAGTCTGGGATCTCCAATTTGATTTGTCAGATcttgaagacatcacagccagcCTAAAATTACATGAAGAAAAGAACTTGATTCTTGGTTTTACTCAGCCTTCAGCTGATTATCTGGACTTCCGGAGTCACTTGCAGAAGAACTTTGTCTGTCTTGAAAACTGCACCCTGCAAGAAAGTACAGTATCTGGGACTGTAAAAGTGAAAAATGTGAGTTTTGAAAAGAAAGTGAAGATTCGAATTACCTATGATTCATGGAAAACCTATTCTGACTATGATTGCATCTACATGAACAATGTATATGGTGACTCAGATAATGACACTTTCTCCTTTGCAATTGAATTGCCTCCAGCCATTCCTACTGAGCAAAAAATCGAATTTTGTGTGTATTATCAAAATGGTGACCACATTTTCTGGGACAATAATGATGGGCAAAACTATAAGATTGTCCATGCAGAATGGAAGTCTGATGGTGTCCAAGTGGCAACATCACCCAGGAAAGGCTGCCTAACACTCAAATCTTCAAGAAAAGTACACAAAGCAGAGAGTGAAAAACTTGGCAGCTCTCAGATATCCAATAGCTTTTATCCTGAATGGCAAAAGCGGAGCATGGTTGAAACATCCTCTCCATATTGGTGA